In Candidatus Eisenbacteria bacterium, the following are encoded in one genomic region:
- a CDS encoding carbamoyltransferase translates to MRILGISAFYHDSAACVVEDGKIISAAQEERFTRKKHDFSFPKNAINFCLQNSGITAKDLDFVAFYDKPFIKFERILMTYLAFAPLGIKSFITSMPLWIKQRVWMKEFIKKELGYDDKIIFPEHHESHAASAFFPSPFQEAAFITVDGVGEWATTSCGVGKDNKIEIFKELHFPHSLGLLYSAFTYYTGFKVNSGEYKVMGLAPYGEPKYKDLMLTELMDLKEDGSFKMNMKYFNYCAGLTMTNRRFDKLFGGPPRKPESELTQREMDLARSVQDVTEEVMVRMGRNIYKETGQKKLCLAGGVALNCVANGRILREGPFVDIWIQPSAGDAGGALGAALFVWYQYLENKRVADGEKDFQLGSYLGPEFRNGDISGYLKNNNIPYVELGDEEIPEKIADLINDQKVIGWFQGRMEFGPRALGSRSIVGDARSSKMQEIMNLKIKFRESFRPFAPSVIEEKAPDYFEIDRESPYMLLTAMVRKEIRRKMTKEEEKLFGIDKLNVVRSSIPAITHIDYSARLQTVNKKDNHLYHRMISKFDEKYGCPVIINTSFNVRGEPIVCTPHDAYLCFMRTDMDYLIIGNFLLDKRDQKSLDKDIDWRKKFELD, encoded by the coding sequence ATGCGTATTTTGGGGATATCTGCATTTTATCATGACAGTGCCGCCTGCGTGGTGGAAGACGGCAAAATAATATCTGCGGCGCAGGAAGAGCGTTTTACCCGTAAGAAGCACGACTTCTCTTTTCCGAAGAATGCAATAAACTTCTGCCTGCAGAACAGCGGAATAACGGCGAAAGACCTGGATTTCGTCGCCTTCTACGATAAACCGTTCATCAAGTTCGAACGGATACTCATGACCTATCTGGCATTTGCCCCCCTTGGAATCAAGTCTTTCATCACATCGATGCCGTTGTGGATTAAGCAGAGAGTCTGGATGAAAGAATTCATAAAGAAAGAGCTTGGATACGACGACAAGATTATCTTTCCGGAGCATCACGAATCGCATGCCGCATCTGCATTCTTTCCGTCGCCCTTTCAGGAGGCGGCTTTCATCACTGTGGACGGAGTCGGCGAGTGGGCAACGACAAGCTGCGGCGTTGGCAAGGACAATAAGATAGAGATTTTCAAAGAACTCCATTTTCCGCATTCATTGGGTCTTCTTTATTCTGCATTCACGTATTACACGGGGTTCAAGGTCAACTCGGGTGAGTACAAGGTGATGGGGCTTGCACCTTACGGCGAGCCAAAGTACAAAGACTTGATGCTCACGGAGCTCATGGACTTGAAGGAAGACGGCTCGTTCAAGATGAACATGAAGTATTTCAATTACTGCGCCGGCCTTACGATGACGAACCGCAGGTTCGACAAGCTTTTTGGCGGACCTCCGCGGAAACCCGAATCGGAGCTGACACAGCGTGAAATGGATTTGGCGCGCTCGGTCCAGGACGTGACCGAGGAAGTCATGGTGCGCATGGGGCGCAATATCTACAAGGAGACCGGCCAGAAGAAACTTTGTCTGGCTGGCGGCGTGGCCTTGAACTGTGTGGCAAACGGGAGAATCCTGCGGGAAGGTCCTTTCGTTGATATCTGGATACAACCCTCGGCAGGTGACGCAGGAGGTGCGTTGGGGGCTGCGCTTTTTGTCTGGTATCAGTATCTGGAAAACAAGAGAGTGGCGGACGGTGAAAAAGACTTCCAGCTCGGATCATACTTGGGTCCGGAGTTCAGGAATGGAGATATATCCGGCTATCTGAAAAACAACAATATTCCCTATGTTGAGCTCGGCGATGAGGAAATCCCGGAAAAGATCGCTGACCTGATTAACGATCAGAAAGTGATTGGATGGTTTCAGGGGCGCATGGAGTTTGGTCCCAGGGCGTTGGGAAGCCGGTCGATTGTTGGAGACGCCCGCTCTTCGAAGATGCAGGAGATAATGAACCTGAAGATAAAGTTCCGCGAAAGCTTCCGGCCATTTGCCCCATCGGTCATAGAGGAAAAGGCCCCCGACTACTTTGAAATTGACCGAGAGAGTCCTTACATGCTGCTTACAGCAATGGTGAGGAAGGAGATCCGCCGGAAGATGACTAAAGAAGAAGAAAAGCTATTTGGCATCGATAAGCTGAACGTTGTGCGCTCAAGCATCCCCGCGATCACTCACATTGACTACTCTGCCCGGCTTCAGACGGTGAACAAGAAGGATAATCATCTCTATCACCGCATGATCTCGAAATTCGATGAAAAATACGGCTGTCCGGTGATAATAAACACGTCGTTCAACGTGAGAGGTGAACCTATCGTCTGCACTCCTCATGATGCATATCTCTGTTTCATGCGGACAGATATGGATTATCTGATAATTGGCAATTTTCTCCTTGATAAGAGGGATCAGAAATCTCTCGACAAGGACATCGACTGGCGCAAGAAGTTTGAGCTGGATTAG
- a CDS encoding SxtJ family membrane protein, giving the protein MIVEEIKNIKSGKKELRQFGLTVGIVFALLAALLWWRGRSSCPYFFLISAVLILPAFLVPSVLKPVHKVWMTFAILMSWVMTRVILGLVFYVGITPMGFLARLSGKDFLRLKFDKKADSYWIPKERQKFEKSDYERQF; this is encoded by the coding sequence ATGATTGTTGAGGAAATAAAGAATATCAAGAGCGGAAAGAAAGAGCTCCGGCAATTCGGCCTGACAGTCGGAATTGTTTTTGCTCTCCTTGCAGCGCTGCTTTGGTGGCGTGGCAGATCTTCCTGTCCTTATTTTTTCCTGATTTCCGCTGTTTTGATCTTGCCGGCCTTTCTCGTACCTTCGGTTCTGAAACCTGTTCACAAGGTCTGGATGACCTTCGCCATCCTCATGAGCTGGGTCATGACGAGGGTCATCCTTGGTCTCGTGTTCTATGTGGGAATCACGCCAATGGGTTTCCTCGCAAGGCTATCCGGAAAGGACTTTCTACGGCTGAAATTCGATAAGAAAGCGGACAGCTATTGGATTCCGAAAGAAAGACAGAAGTTTGAAAAGAGTGACTACGAGAGACAGTTCTGA